In one Culex quinquefasciatus strain JHB chromosome 2, VPISU_Cqui_1.0_pri_paternal, whole genome shotgun sequence genomic region, the following are encoded:
- the LOC6036898 gene encoding H/ACA ribonucleoprotein complex subunit 2-like protein yields MGKIKVEKPDAADVDTSVVKEEDTYDEKLKNANAISQPMASKKLTKKIHKLIEKAAKQKSYLRNGLKDVQVRLRKGETGLVIFAGDVTPVEIMCHLPAVCEERNIPYCYTPSRKDLGAAMGVKRGTVAMMVREHPDYQDLFDKLKVELSALPIPS; encoded by the exons ATGGGCAAAATAAAGGTCGAGAAGCCAGACGCCGCCGACGTGGACACCTCGGTCGTGAAGGAAGAGGACACGTACGACGAAAAGCTGAAAAATGCCAACGCCATCTCGCAGCCGATGGCCTCCAAGAAGCTGACGAAAAAGATCCACAAACTGATCGAGAAAG cCGCCAAACAAAAGTCGTACCTGCGTAACGGATTGAAGGATGTCCAAGTTCGGCTGCGCAAGGGAGAAACTGG GCTGGTCATCTTCGCCGGCGACGTCACCCCGGTCGAGATCATGTGCCACCTGCCGGCCGTCTGCGAGGAGCGCAACATTCCGTACTGCTACACGCCGAGCCGGAAGGACCTGGGCGCGGCCATGGGCGTCAAGCGTGGCACGGTGGCGATGATGGTGCGCGAACATCCCGACTACCAGGACCTGTTTGACAAGCTGAAGGTGGAGCTGTCGGCGCTGCCGATTCCTTCGTAA